Proteins co-encoded in one Vibrio aquimaris genomic window:
- a CDS encoding type I restriction endonuclease subunit R — MKDTTQEKVFQDDIISQMLANGWVQGSGEGYNRESALYEADVLSFIKQTQPKEWQKFCKVFPTDSERHFLDALVTQLKKADENVTDRASRTFGTLGVLRHGLKIRNARFELCQFKPEHSLNPETLARYQRNICRIVPELVYSPHISKEQQQETGKKATALSEKTAKRWRIDLVLFVNGLPVSTLELKSEFKQAVENAIAQYKLTRLAKDPATKKPEPLLSFKRGALVHFAVSQYEVYMTTKLAGEETLFLPFNQGTHDGGKGNDIPDDANRYATDYLWNKVLTPDNLLNIIGRFIHLQIEQKEDWEGRKTKKETLIFPRYHQWDVVTKLVNAAIEEGTGNKYLIQHSAGSGKSNSIAWTAHQLSTLYDANGNKQFNSVIVVTDRTVLDDQLQDTIYQFEHADGVVGRINHKEGNGSKSEKLAAALESSQPIIIVTIQTFPHVLKAIEHSASLKQRCYAIIADEAHSSQGHSTSRKMKEVLMKDDLDSEAPLDSEDCLNNAMEARRGSANISFYAFTATPKAKTLQLFGRCPDPDMPPSKRNLPEAYHIYSMRQAIEEGFILDVLRNYTNYKVIYQLKQKLETEDKEVDSGKAKVKLNNWVRLHDHNISQKVKVIVEHFKKNIMGLLGGQAKAMVVTSSRKEAVRYKLAFDKYVAEHGYAGIRAMVAFSGEVEFHNTDPDSAALLDQKFTEHNMNPDLKGRELRKAFDSDDYQVMLVANKFQTGFDQPKLCAMYVDKKLAGVECVQTLSRLNRTYQGKAECGTFVLDFYNDPQDILDAFQPYYQVAELEDVSDPDKIFDLSEKLRASGIFLWTEVEQFVAAFFTKNKSNAAISNICKPAIERWRKRYTSAVEAYLHAKTVFERTKKTGDAVLITNAENSFKECKQEKDRLEIFKKDLASFVRFYEFMSQIVDYDDKELEKLSLYARTLRPMLREQAIEEDELDLSNVVMSHYRLSKIRQQDIRLKENEVGYKIQPSNDIGTAKPKNKKEEFLSRVIERLNEIFIIDNLTDKDMLNYAFTVRDKLTENDTVMSQIANNTREQAMLGDFPRAIDDAILDSNESHQEQMMQLLSDPNKARDFARVIFDMLSGVK; from the coding sequence ATGAAAGACACCACACAAGAAAAAGTATTTCAAGACGACATCATCAGTCAGATGTTGGCTAATGGCTGGGTGCAAGGCTCTGGCGAGGGCTACAACCGCGAATCCGCACTCTATGAAGCAGATGTGCTGAGCTTTATCAAACAGACGCAGCCGAAAGAGTGGCAGAAGTTCTGCAAAGTCTTCCCAACAGATTCTGAGCGTCACTTCCTTGATGCCTTGGTCACGCAGCTAAAAAAAGCCGATGAGAATGTTACTGATCGCGCATCACGCACCTTTGGCACCTTAGGCGTTTTACGCCACGGTTTAAAAATCCGCAATGCCCGTTTTGAATTATGTCAATTTAAGCCAGAGCACAGCCTTAACCCAGAAACCTTAGCGCGTTATCAACGTAATATCTGCCGTATTGTGCCAGAGCTAGTTTACAGCCCCCATATTTCAAAAGAGCAGCAACAAGAAACAGGAAAGAAGGCGACAGCCTTGAGCGAGAAAACAGCAAAGCGCTGGCGTATTGACTTGGTGTTGTTTGTTAATGGTTTGCCCGTCTCGACCCTTGAGCTGAAATCTGAGTTCAAACAAGCAGTAGAAAATGCCATTGCGCAGTACAAACTGACCCGTTTAGCGAAAGACCCTGCGACCAAAAAGCCAGAGCCGCTGCTCTCTTTTAAACGTGGCGCTTTAGTACATTTCGCGGTAAGTCAGTATGAAGTCTACATGACAACCAAGCTTGCAGGTGAAGAGACGCTCTTCTTGCCATTTAACCAAGGCACCCATGATGGTGGCAAGGGCAACGATATTCCGGATGATGCAAACCGCTATGCCACCGACTACCTGTGGAATAAAGTATTAACGCCAGATAACCTGCTTAATATCATTGGACGTTTTATCCATCTGCAAATTGAACAAAAGGAAGATTGGGAGGGGCGCAAAACCAAGAAAGAAACCCTGATCTTCCCGCGTTACCACCAGTGGGATGTAGTAACCAAGCTGGTTAATGCCGCGATTGAAGAGGGCACTGGTAATAAGTACCTGATCCAGCACAGTGCAGGTTCGGGCAAGTCCAACTCGATTGCATGGACAGCGCACCAACTCTCGACACTGTATGACGCCAACGGCAACAAACAATTTAATTCTGTGATAGTGGTGACAGATCGCACCGTTCTGGATGATCAGCTGCAAGACACCATCTATCAGTTTGAACATGCGGATGGTGTGGTGGGGCGCATCAACCACAAAGAAGGCAATGGATCGAAATCAGAGAAATTAGCAGCGGCTCTGGAAAGCTCTCAGCCAATCATCATAGTGACGATCCAAACGTTCCCACACGTGTTAAAAGCGATTGAACATTCAGCGTCTCTCAAACAGCGTTGCTATGCCATTATTGCTGATGAAGCGCATTCGTCACAAGGCCATTCTACCTCTCGAAAAATGAAAGAGGTGCTGATGAAAGATGACCTTGATAGTGAAGCTCCTCTTGATAGTGAGGATTGTCTAAACAATGCTATGGAAGCGCGGCGGGGAAGTGCAAACATCAGCTTTTACGCTTTTACAGCAACCCCAAAAGCTAAAACATTACAGTTATTTGGGCGATGCCCAGATCCTGACATGCCGCCTTCCAAACGTAACTTACCAGAAGCCTACCATATCTACTCAATGCGTCAGGCGATTGAAGAAGGTTTTATCCTTGATGTGTTAAGGAATTACACCAATTACAAGGTGATTTATCAGCTTAAACAAAAGCTGGAAACAGAAGATAAAGAAGTGGACTCAGGAAAAGCCAAGGTGAAACTCAATAATTGGGTACGCTTGCATGACCACAACATCTCACAGAAAGTCAAAGTGATTGTTGAGCACTTCAAAAAGAACATCATGGGATTACTCGGCGGTCAAGCTAAGGCGATGGTGGTCACTAGCTCACGTAAAGAAGCGGTGCGCTATAAGCTTGCTTTTGATAAGTATGTGGCAGAGCATGGCTACGCGGGTATACGAGCAATGGTGGCGTTTTCTGGTGAAGTTGAGTTTCACAATACTGATCCAGATAGCGCTGCATTACTGGATCAGAAGTTTACCGAGCACAACATGAACCCTGATCTCAAAGGTCGTGAGTTACGCAAAGCCTTTGATAGCGATGATTACCAAGTCATGTTGGTCGCGAATAAATTCCAAACGGGTTTTGACCAACCGAAACTCTGCGCTATGTACGTCGATAAGAAGCTGGCTGGTGTTGAGTGTGTGCAGACCCTTTCGCGCTTAAACCGCACTTATCAAGGTAAAGCTGAGTGTGGCACCTTTGTGCTTGATTTCTACAATGATCCGCAAGACATCCTCGACGCTTTTCAGCCATATTACCAAGTAGCAGAGCTTGAGGATGTGTCTGATCCTGACAAGATTTTTGATCTCTCAGAGAAGCTGCGTGCCAGTGGCATTTTCTTATGGACAGAGGTAGAGCAGTTTGTTGCTGCCTTCTTTACCAAGAATAAATCTAACGCCGCGATCAGCAATATCTGTAAGCCTGCCATTGAGCGTTGGCGTAAGCGTTATACCTCTGCGGTAGAAGCATACCTTCATGCTAAGACGGTGTTTGAACGAACCAAGAAAACCGGCGATGCAGTATTAATTACCAATGCGGAAAACAGTTTTAAAGAGTGCAAGCAAGAGAAAGACCGTCTTGAAATCTTCAAAAAGGATTTAGCCAGCTTTGTACGCTTTTATGAGTTTATGTCACAGATTGTTGATTACGACGATAAAGAGCTAGAAAAGCTGAGCCTGTATGCACGCACGCTTCGCCCAATGCTACGTGAGCAAGCAATCGAGGAAGATGAGTTAGACCTTAGTAATGTCGTGATGAGCCACTACCGTTTATCAAAAATCCGCCAACAGGATATTAGGCTTAAAGAAAATGAAGTGGGGTACAAAATTCAGCCAAGTAATGACATTGGTACCGCAAAACCAAAGAACAAGAAAGAAGAGTTTTTGTCACGTGTAATTGAGCGATTGAACGAGATATTTATCATCGATAATCTTACCGATAAAGATATGCTCAATTATGCTTTTACCGTGCGTGATAAGCTTACCGAGAATGACACTGTCATGAGCCAAATCGCAAATAATACTCGTGAACAAGCCATGTTAGGTGACTTTCCTCGTGCGATTGATGATGCGATTTTAGATAGCAATGAGTCCCATCAAGAGCAAATGATGCAGCTGTTGTCAGATCCGAATAAAGCTAGGGACTTTGCTAGGGTTATCTTTGATATGTTAAGTGGGGTGAAGTAA
- a CDS encoding type II toxin-antitoxin system HipA family toxin produces the protein MQKLIAYMNGERVGTLEKQTNGAHTFQYDQSWLNNTMTRPVSLSLKLQLRPITSDAVINYFDNLLPDSPLVRDRILARYKASSKQPFDLLKEVGKDSVGAITLLPPELPYKKEPLHYEVLDEQKLEAVLCAYQSNIPLGMIEEEQDFRISVAGAQEKTALLLANGQWCIPKGNTPTTHIIKLPIGEIQQANATLDLKDSVENEYLCIELARALGFAVPNIDIIKTGKIKALAVERFDRRWTKDHTNLLRLPQEDICQVFGIPSSMKYESQGGPDISQIMALLMGSSNALEDRHNFMRFQVFQWLIGATDGHGKNFSIYIDKGGSYRLTPFYDILSAYPLLGGKGLNIRKLKLSMGLKATKGKKYEIYKVLPRHFLDTAKAVNFSQETMQEILNEMKEALPQAILKVSSALPEDFPKHIADSIFDNSQKIANKI, from the coding sequence ATGCAAAAGCTAATCGCATACATGAATGGTGAACGGGTTGGCACCTTAGAGAAGCAAACGAATGGGGCTCATACTTTCCAATATGACCAAAGCTGGCTAAACAATACGATGACCCGACCAGTATCCTTGTCTTTAAAGCTTCAATTACGACCTATCACTTCTGACGCCGTGATAAACTATTTTGATAATCTCCTGCCAGACAGCCCTCTCGTCAGAGACCGGATACTTGCACGGTATAAGGCTTCATCCAAACAGCCTTTTGACCTCCTCAAAGAAGTCGGAAAAGATAGTGTGGGTGCTATCACCTTACTTCCCCCCGAACTTCCCTATAAAAAAGAGCCACTTCACTATGAAGTACTGGATGAGCAAAAACTAGAGGCGGTTCTTTGTGCCTATCAGTCTAATATTCCCCTCGGAATGATCGAGGAAGAACAGGACTTTAGAATTTCTGTTGCAGGCGCTCAGGAGAAAACGGCGCTCCTATTAGCCAATGGGCAGTGGTGTATCCCAAAAGGGAACACGCCTACTACTCACATTATCAAGCTGCCAATCGGTGAAATACAGCAAGCAAACGCAACACTCGATCTGAAAGACAGTGTTGAAAATGAGTATCTTTGTATAGAACTAGCCAGAGCACTCGGGTTCGCAGTTCCCAACATCGATATAATCAAAACTGGCAAGATCAAAGCTTTAGCAGTAGAGCGATTCGATAGACGCTGGACTAAAGATCACACTAACTTGCTCCGTCTACCTCAAGAGGATATTTGCCAAGTGTTTGGGATACCGTCATCCATGAAGTATGAATCTCAGGGTGGCCCAGATATATCACAGATCATGGCGCTGTTAATGGGGTCAAGCAATGCATTAGAAGATCGACATAACTTTATGCGCTTCCAAGTCTTTCAATGGCTCATTGGTGCGACAGATGGGCATGGCAAAAACTTTTCTATCTATATTGATAAAGGTGGAAGCTATCGACTCACTCCATTCTACGATATTTTGTCTGCCTACCCATTACTGGGCGGAAAAGGGCTCAACATCCGAAAACTAAAACTGTCGATGGGTTTGAAAGCAACAAAAGGCAAAAAATATGAAATCTATAAAGTCCTACCTCGCCACTTTTTAGATACCGCCAAAGCAGTTAATTTCAGTCAAGAGACCATGCAAGAGATACTCAATGAAATGAAAGAGGCATTACCTCAAGCTATCTTAAAAGTAAGCTCTGCGCTACCAGAAGATTTTCCTAAACATATTGCAGACTCCATTTTTGACAACAGCCAGAAAATAGCAAACAAGATTTAA
- the hipB gene encoding type II toxin-antitoxin system antitoxin HipB codes for MIYSPKQLADIMLLTRQKNGWTQSELAKKVGIKQATISNFENNPNKTTLSTFFKLAQAMDLTLSIQEKTQVTSLDNDESW; via the coding sequence ATGATATATAGTCCAAAACAATTAGCAGACATAATGTTACTCACCCGTCAGAAAAATGGCTGGACACAATCAGAACTTGCGAAAAAAGTCGGCATCAAGCAAGCAACGATCTCAAATTTTGAGAATAACCCAAATAAAACCACGCTTTCTACCTTCTTTAAGCTTGCTCAAGCAATGGATCTCACATTAAGTATCCAAGAAAAAACGCAAGTAACCTCCTTAGATAATGATGAGAGTTGGTAA
- the smpB gene encoding SsrA-binding protein SmpB, whose protein sequence is MAKKKSKQKAGSNTIALNKKARHEYFIEDEIEAGMELQGWEVKALRQGKANISESYVFMRDGEAFVSGMTITPLNQASTHVVANPTRVRKLLMSRRELDNLLGRINREGMTLTALSLYWSRSWVKIKIGVAKGKKLHDKRDDLKDKDWQRQKARVMKSSLR, encoded by the coding sequence ATGGCAAAGAAAAAATCAAAACAAAAAGCGGGTAGCAATACCATCGCGCTCAACAAAAAAGCTCGCCACGAGTATTTCATTGAAGATGAAATCGAAGCTGGCATGGAGCTACAAGGGTGGGAAGTGAAAGCCCTTCGCCAAGGTAAAGCCAATATTTCTGAAAGTTACGTATTTATGCGTGACGGTGAAGCCTTTGTGAGTGGCATGACAATCACTCCTCTTAATCAGGCATCGACGCATGTTGTCGCCAATCCGACACGTGTGCGAAAACTTCTTATGAGTCGTCGCGAACTGGATAATTTACTAGGACGCATCAATCGCGAAGGCATGACATTAACAGCACTCTCGCTTTACTGGTCACGCTCTTGGGTGAAGATCAAAATCGGTGTGGCTAAGGGTAAAAAGCTTCACGACAAACGAGACGATCTGAAAGACAAAGATTGGCAGCGCCAGAAAGCTCGAGTGATGAAGAGCTCACTGCGCTAA
- a CDS encoding SRPBCC family protein has product MKQVSRSALVSFSAQQMFDLVNDVVSYPEFLPGCSGSKVIESSLSAMVASVDVSKAGISKTFTTSNQLVAGEAILMNLVDGPFKTLKGGWFFTALDEKACKVELKLEFEFSSKMVELAFGKVFSELTNNMVNAFTQRAKQVYSCYEY; this is encoded by the coding sequence ATGAAGCAAGTCAGTCGTTCGGCTTTGGTGTCATTTAGTGCACAGCAAATGTTTGATTTAGTCAATGACGTGGTCAGTTACCCAGAATTTCTACCAGGATGTTCGGGATCTAAGGTCATCGAGTCGAGTTTATCTGCAATGGTAGCTTCTGTTGATGTTTCAAAAGCGGGAATAAGTAAAACCTTTACGACTTCAAATCAGTTGGTTGCGGGTGAAGCTATTTTAATGAACCTTGTTGATGGGCCATTCAAAACCCTTAAAGGGGGCTGGTTTTTCACAGCTTTGGATGAAAAAGCATGTAAAGTCGAACTCAAACTGGAGTTTGAATTTTCGAGTAAGATGGTTGAGTTAGCGTTTGGTAAAGTCTTTAGTGAGTTGACCAATAATATGGTTAATGCATTTACCCAGCGCGCAAAACAGGTGTATTCGTGCTATGAGTATTGA
- a CDS encoding RnfH family protein, producing MSIESEMIHVEVVYALPHEQRVYTLVVNRAMTVEEIIRQSGVLEQYPEVDLSMNKVGVFSRNIKLDSTVRDKDRIEIYRPLLADPKDIRRKRAEQAKQAGNADPVTGGKQNPLRKESAPES from the coding sequence ATGAGTATTGAGTCTGAAATGATCCATGTGGAAGTGGTTTATGCCTTGCCACACGAGCAGCGTGTCTACACCTTGGTAGTTAACCGCGCGATGACGGTTGAAGAGATTATTCGCCAGTCTGGGGTATTAGAGCAGTATCCTGAAGTGGATTTGTCGATGAATAAAGTTGGTGTGTTTAGTCGTAATATTAAGCTTGACTCGACGGTAAGAGATAAAGATCGAATAGAGATTTATCGTCCTCTTCTTGCGGACCCGAAAGATATTCGCCGCAAGAGAGCAGAGCAAGCCAAACAAGCAGGTAATGCCGATCCTGTCACGGGTGGAAAACAAAACCCACTGAGAAAAGAAAGTGCACCTGAGTCATAA
- the bamE gene encoding outer membrane protein assembly factor BamE has translation MQIKKWLVIALPLSMTLLTGCSLLEKLVYRIDINQGNYVEQKSVDKLKFGMTKEQVRFVLGSPMLVENGYPNTWYYIDHQTEGHQDSVQKNLIARFNDEGKLVNIDGDFAPNSDFFEQIH, from the coding sequence ATGCAAATAAAAAAGTGGCTTGTTATTGCGCTTCCACTCTCAATGACACTGTTAACAGGCTGTTCTTTACTAGAGAAGCTTGTATACCGGATTGACATCAATCAAGGTAACTATGTAGAGCAAAAATCCGTTGATAAATTGAAATTTGGCATGACCAAAGAGCAAGTTCGCTTTGTGTTAGGCTCGCCTATGTTAGTCGAAAATGGTTATCCAAATACTTGGTACTACATTGATCATCAGACCGAAGGCCACCAAGATTCGGTGCAAAAAAATCTTATCGCCCGCTTTAACGATGAAGGTAAACTGGTCAATATTGACGGTGACTTTGCGCCAAACTCAGACTTCTTTGAGCAAATACATTAA
- the recN gene encoding DNA repair protein RecN has protein sequence MLAHLSVNNFAIVKSLQLELSKGMTTITGETGAGKSIAIDALGLCLGGRADASMVRQGEEKTEVSAAFTLEDNINATRWLEDNDLLDGNDCILRRVISKEGRSRAFINGSPVPLSQLKSLGQLLINIHGQHAHHQLMKGDHQMAMLDQYAGHGNLLKNTRNAYQIWRQADNHLKRLKENSAANLAQKQLLEYQIKELNELSLDEGEYEQLEQEHKRLSNSGELATICQQAVELIYEGEEVNALGILQSANHSLVQLAELDNTLTQLPDMLSEAIIQIEEANRELRSYMDNIDVDPARMNYVEERFSKVMSIARKHHVLPSELYQHHQDLLSQIADLDCSDEKLDELRQDVEEAYQGFVKSAEKLSKSRCRYAKELNKLITTSMHELSMEKAQFCIQVDKQDMHPSPLGINTVCFLVSTNPGQPLEPIAKVASGGELSRISLAIQVITAQKVDTPSLIFDEVDVGISGPTAAVVGKMLRKLGESTQVLCVTHLPQVAGCGHQQLFVAKQTKAGKTETQMRALDNDQRVSELARLLGGSEITESTIANAKELLIAA, from the coding sequence ATGCTGGCTCATTTAAGTGTTAATAACTTTGCCATTGTTAAGTCGCTACAGCTTGAACTTTCTAAAGGCATGACAACCATCACAGGCGAAACCGGCGCAGGTAAATCGATTGCTATCGATGCGCTTGGCTTATGTTTAGGCGGTAGAGCAGATGCCAGTATGGTGAGACAAGGAGAAGAAAAAACCGAAGTCAGCGCAGCCTTTACCCTAGAAGATAATATCAACGCAACACGCTGGCTTGAAGATAATGATTTACTTGATGGCAATGACTGCATCTTGCGCAGAGTCATCAGTAAAGAGGGCCGCTCAAGGGCTTTTATTAATGGCAGCCCTGTTCCTTTGTCACAGCTTAAAAGTCTCGGGCAATTACTAATCAACATTCATGGCCAACATGCTCATCATCAATTAATGAAAGGTGATCATCAGATGGCAATGCTAGACCAATATGCTGGGCACGGAAATCTATTAAAAAATACTCGTAATGCTTATCAAATTTGGCGCCAAGCAGATAATCATTTAAAACGGCTCAAAGAAAATAGCGCAGCTAACTTAGCGCAAAAACAACTCCTTGAGTATCAAATCAAAGAGCTTAATGAGCTCTCTCTTGACGAGGGTGAGTATGAACAACTCGAACAAGAACACAAGCGACTGTCCAACAGTGGAGAATTGGCCACCATTTGCCAACAAGCCGTCGAACTTATATACGAAGGTGAAGAAGTTAATGCGCTTGGTATTCTCCAATCAGCCAACCACTCCTTAGTTCAGCTGGCCGAGCTAGATAATACGCTTACTCAACTTCCTGATATGTTATCAGAAGCTATTATTCAGATTGAAGAAGCGAACCGAGAGCTGCGTAGCTACATGGATAACATTGATGTGGATCCAGCGCGAATGAACTACGTCGAGGAGCGTTTTTCAAAAGTCATGTCAATAGCACGTAAGCACCATGTTCTACCGAGTGAGCTCTATCAGCATCATCAAGATTTACTAAGCCAAATCGCTGACCTTGATTGCTCAGATGAAAAGCTGGATGAATTGCGCCAAGATGTTGAAGAAGCTTATCAAGGCTTTGTTAAAAGCGCAGAAAAGCTCAGTAAGTCTCGCTGCCGCTACGCCAAAGAGCTCAACAAGCTAATTACCACAAGTATGCATGAGCTAAGCATGGAAAAAGCACAGTTTTGTATCCAAGTTGATAAACAAGATATGCATCCCTCACCACTTGGCATCAATACTGTTTGTTTCTTGGTATCAACCAACCCTGGTCAACCCCTAGAGCCGATTGCCAAAGTCGCATCAGGCGGAGAACTATCACGCATATCACTTGCCATACAGGTCATTACCGCGCAAAAAGTCGATACTCCAAGCCTGATTTTTGATGAAGTGGATGTAGGGATCAGCGGCCCAACAGCGGCTGTGGTTGGCAAAATGCTGCGCAAGTTAGGAGAGTCAACTCAAGTTCTCTGTGTCACTCATTTACCGCAAGTAGCAGGCTGTGGCCACCAGCAACTCTTTGTTGCTAAGCAGACCAAAGCAGGTAAAACGGAGACACAAATGCGCGCATTGGATAACGATCAAAGAGTCTCAGAACTCGCCCGATTACTCGGTGGTAGTGAGATCACCGAATCAACCATTGCCAATGCGAAAGAGCTTCTGATAGCAGCTTAA
- the sodC gene encoding superoxide dismutase family protein — protein MYKTQLAALMMMFSATALANTTDVEMIDLNSGKSVGSVSLEQTAYGTVFTPNLSNLPAGLHGFHIHANASCDSISKDGKTVLGGAAGGHYDPKQTGKHGTPWTDDNHLGDLPALYVDSKGMATQPVLAPRVQLTDVKNRALMIHAGGDNHSDHPAALGGGGARIVCGVIK, from the coding sequence ATGTATAAAACACAACTTGCTGCGCTGATGATGATGTTTTCAGCTACTGCTTTGGCCAATACCACTGACGTAGAAATGATCGATCTCAATTCGGGCAAATCCGTCGGTAGTGTTTCACTTGAGCAAACAGCTTACGGAACGGTTTTTACGCCCAATTTGAGCAACTTGCCAGCAGGCTTACATGGATTTCATATTCACGCTAACGCTTCATGTGACAGCATTAGTAAAGATGGCAAGACAGTGTTAGGCGGCGCAGCTGGTGGTCACTACGATCCTAAACAAACTGGTAAGCATGGAACGCCTTGGACTGACGATAATCACCTTGGCGATTTGCCAGCGCTCTACGTTGACAGTAAAGGTATGGCAACTCAGCCAGTGTTAGCTCCACGGGTACAACTGACTGATGTAAAAAATCGTGCGCTTATGATTCACGCGGGCGGTGATAACCATTCTGATCATCCAGCAGCTCTTGGTGGTGGTGGCGCCAGAATTGTGTGTGGTGTGATTAAATAA
- the nadK gene encoding NAD(+) kinase — protein sequence MKKPFEVIAIIGKPRNQQAIQTHRDLYNWLKSEGYKVFIDDRLADILSDIPREDFSSLIELGKAADLAIVVGGDGNMLGAARVLSRFKISVIGVNRGSLGFLTDLNPEDFQAALKSVLDGEFIVEERFLLEAEVHRHGQVKSHNAALNEAVLHPGQVAHMIEFEVYIDKSFAFSLRADGLIVSTPTGSTAYSLSGGGPILSPSLNAISLVPMFPHTLSSRPLVVDSKRRIRLVVSPENRGTQEVSCDGQVSLPVSPGDEIHIYQSPNTLNLIHPKDYSYYHVLRNKLGWSSRLF from the coding sequence ATGAAAAAGCCTTTTGAAGTGATCGCCATCATTGGTAAACCCAGAAATCAGCAAGCAATTCAAACTCATAGAGACTTATATAATTGGCTCAAATCCGAAGGGTATAAGGTTTTTATTGACGACCGACTCGCCGATATTCTCAGCGATATACCACGAGAAGATTTTTCAAGTCTGATTGAGCTGGGTAAAGCGGCTGATCTGGCGATTGTCGTTGGTGGTGACGGCAATATGTTGGGGGCGGCAAGAGTACTATCTCGATTTAAAATTTCAGTTATTGGGGTTAATCGTGGCAGCCTAGGTTTTTTAACCGACCTCAACCCTGAAGATTTCCAAGCCGCATTGAAAAGTGTCTTAGACGGTGAGTTTATTGTTGAAGAACGCTTTTTACTTGAAGCGGAAGTGCATCGCCACGGCCAAGTAAAAAGTCACAATGCAGCATTAAATGAAGCCGTACTTCACCCTGGGCAAGTCGCCCATATGATTGAATTTGAAGTGTATATAGATAAAAGCTTTGCTTTCTCTTTACGGGCGGATGGATTGATAGTGTCGACCCCAACAGGTTCGACCGCTTATTCTCTATCTGGTGGAGGACCGATTCTTTCTCCAAGCCTCAATGCGATTTCTCTGGTGCCTATGTTTCCACATACGCTTTCCAGTCGGCCTTTGGTTGTTGACAGTAAACGCCGAATCAGACTTGTAGTGTCACCGGAAAATAGAGGAACTCAAGAAGTGAGCTGCGACGGGCAAGTGTCTTTACCTGTATCACCGGGCGATGAGATTCATATTTATCAAAGTCCCAATACGTTAAATTTAATTCACCCGAAAGATTATAGCTATTATCATGTACTGAGAAACAAACTAGGTTGGTCAAGCCGATTGTTTTAG
- the grpE gene encoding nucleotide exchange factor GrpE — protein sequence MSNEENKINQDELQQQETVQDIEAEVVGSEADIEWNEETENLEQDSKVAQLEAALLSSEAKLKDQQDSVLRAKAEVENMRRRTETEIDKARKYALNKFAEELLPVIDNLERAIQSADAENEAVKPIIEGVELTHKTFVDAVGKFGLKEINPEGETFNPEMHQAMSIQESPDHESNTVMFVMQKGYELNGRVIRPAMVMVSK from the coding sequence ATGAGCAACGAAGAAAACAAAATTAACCAAGATGAACTACAGCAGCAAGAGACGGTGCAAGATATTGAAGCCGAAGTTGTAGGTAGTGAAGCTGATATCGAATGGAACGAAGAGACAGAAAACCTTGAGCAAGATTCAAAGGTTGCGCAACTTGAAGCGGCTCTGCTCTCTAGTGAAGCTAAACTAAAGGATCAGCAAGATTCTGTACTGCGTGCTAAGGCTGAAGTTGAAAATATGCGTCGTCGTACTGAAACGGAAATCGACAAAGCCCGCAAATATGCGTTAAACAAGTTTGCTGAAGAATTACTTCCTGTTATCGATAACCTAGAGCGTGCTATTCAATCAGCAGATGCTGAAAATGAAGCGGTTAAACCAATTATTGAAGGTGTTGAGCTAACTCATAAAACCTTTGTTGATGCTGTGGGCAAATTTGGCCTCAAGGAAATTAATCCTGAAGGTGAGACATTCAACCCTGAAATGCACCAAGCTATGTCGATTCAAGAAAGCCCAGATCATGAGTCAAACACGGTTATGTTTGTGATGCAAAAAGGCTACGAGCTGAATGGTCGAGTTATTCGTCCGGCTATGGTGATGGTGTCTAAATAA